The Haloterrigena turkmenica DSM 5511 genome includes the window GATAACTTCTCCGCGTTCGAGGAGATCATCGAGGACGAGTTCCACGGCGTCTCCGTGAGCCACATTTACGCCGAAGCGGACGACGAGACCGAGACCCGGTACCTCTACGCCGACGGCCTCGTCGACGCCGATCCGTCCGAGGACGACGTCAGGGAGACCGCGCTCGTCGACAGCGAGACGGAGATTCACCTCGACGCGTCGCTCGAGGAACATCCCCGACTCGACGTGGCGGAGGCAGGCGAGTTCCTCGGGGTCGAAACCGAGGGCGAGAACGAAACTGACGGAAACGAGACCGGCGGAAACGAGACCGATAGCGACGACGGGGAGGACGGCGACAGCATGCCGGGATTCGGCGTCACGGTCGCGCTCGCCGCCTTGCTCTCGATCGCACTGCTCCGGAGACGGAACTGAACGGCCGGCTCACCGAGATAACGGCGTTTCGACGCATCGATGGGCGGTCGACGGACGACGATCCGTCGCCAATTGAAAATCGAGTTCGTCTTTTTCCGGCGAGAACGGACGGAGCCCTACAGGAACTGATCGAGTTTGAGGTGCTGTTTCGCGAAGCGGGCGAGCAGCGGCGCGTCGTCGATATCGAACAGCTTCGCGAGGGCGAGAATATTTCCGTTGTTCGCCGCCGCGAGCGTCTCCTCGTCGAGGCGGTGGAGATCGGCCATGAACTGATCGTAGCGCTCGTTCGGCGCGAGGTAGAGCAGTTGGGTCATCAGCAGTCGCTTGCGCTGGTTGGGCGCGACGTCGCGGTGCCAGAGGGTGTCGTACACCTCGAGGTTCTCGGCGGTCGGCTCGAGGCCGTGTTTGAGACAGCTGTCGACGGCGACGGCCGCGACGCGACCGGACTGCATGCACTTGTTGATCCCCTCGCCCCACAGCGGGTCGACCGTCGGGACGGTGTCGCCGATGGCCATGAACCGGTCGGTGTGCATCCGTTCCGGCAGCTGGAGGTGGGCCGAGCCTCGGTGTTGTTTCCCCTCGAGGCGCTCGGCGTTCGCGAAGCGGGGGTCCGTCTCGAGCCAGTGCTCGAGGTAGTCGTCGACCGTGTGGCCGTCCTTGGCGTACCGACTGTGGTGCTCGTTCTGGAGGTAACAGAGTCCGACCTTGGCGGTGTCCTCGCCGGTGTGGAAGACCCACGAGTAGCCGCCGGGGGCGATCTCGTGGTCCAGTCGGAGCATCATCGCGTCGTTCAGGTCGGCGAACCCGGGCCGGTCGATGTCGATCCCCTCGAATTCATACTCGATGCCGATCGCGTGGTTCTCGCGTTTCAGGTCGACGACGTCGAGTTTCTTCGCTAGCGGTGCGGACGGTCCCGTCGCGTCGATCACGATATCGCCGTAGACCTCCTCGTCGCCGTTGTACCGAACGCCGACGATCTCGCCGTTCTCCATGATCGGAGCAGTGACGCGGGCGTCAAACAGGTACTCCGCACCGCCGTCGCGACCGTCCTCGACGAGGAAGCGCTTGAAGTCGGCGAACTCAAGCACCGCGCCGGGCTGTTCCTGCACGTAGTGGTCGGTCGGCGACTCGAGGACGACGCTGTCGGTGTACTGCATGACGACGTCGTCCGGGATCCCGAAGGAGGCCATCATCGACGGGAACGTTCCCGCTGTCGACTTGTTGCTCTGGCGCGGGAACTCGTCTTCCGACTCGGTCTCGAGGACCACGACGTCGTAGCCCCTGGCAACGAGGTCGCGTGCGCACTGTCCCCCGGCGGGACCGGCACCAGCGATGACCACATCGTAGCGGTTGTTCATACCGCCGAAACTATTTCGAAGCCACATTAGTTTATTCAGTTACGGTGGAGTGTCCGTCCCCAGACAACGAGTTTCGAAGGAGGGGGAAGGGACGTCCCAGAGCCGATGCAGGCGCCTTCCGGACCTCTCGAACGGAGATGACGCGCTCCCCCCTTCGGTCGCCGGCCGTCAGCGAACGATCGTCACCGGAACGGACGATCGGCGGGCGATCCGTTCCGCGACGCTCCCGAGCAAGACCCGCGAGATGCCCGACCGGCCGTGACTGCCGACGACGATCCGGTCGACCGCGCGATCGGTCGCGTACTCGAGGACGGCGGCCGCGGGCTGACCGGTCAGGAGTGCCGTCTCGATCTCGCAGTCCCGCTCGGCCGCTGCCTCCAGGGCCGTCTCGAACAGCGCGGTCGCCCGCTCCCGGCGCTGTTTGCGGATCCCGTCGGCGCCGATGTGTGCGGCCTCGCCGTAGCCGCTCTCGTTCGGATCGATGACGTGGACGACGACGATATCGTCGTCGGCGTGGTTCTCGAGCGCGTACTCGAGGGCCGCCCGACCGGGATCCGACTCGTCGAGAGCGACCAGAATCGTCATGGACGACGGTTCGGCCCGCAGCCACTTGGAGGTGCCACACCGTTCACAGCCACTGCAGCGACGTTCCGAACCCAGTCGGTCGTTGACGCCCCGATGGCGCTACCGAAACGTCCGAATACGGGCGACAACTCGTCGTTACTCGAGTCTCGGCGTTCACAGTCGGTCGCGGAGCAACGGCTTGCAGCGACTCGCGAACCCGCGACCGCGACTCGGCTCGTGGTGGGACGGGGGTTGAGCGGAACGACCGGTCGGGGACGAGAGTCCGTTTCGACTCGTTCGGTGGTGCTTGCAAAGCCAACGGATGCAATGACGGGAGTGGTACGCGTATGCTTGTGAAGGTCAACCAATGAGTACGAAAACGCCACGGAAGGCCGACATCTTGCGTCCGATACAGAACACGTCGACGAAGTACTTCGCGCTGGCCGCCGTCGCGGGATTGGCGTTTACCCTGTTCCTGCTCGGCTGGTTCTACCAGCTCTACGAGGGAATGGTCGTCACCGGCCTCGCGGACTGGGGGTCGGGCGGCGGCGTCACGTGGGGCGTCTACATCGGTGCGTTCATCTGGTGGGTCGGGATCGCACACGGCGGCATCATCCTCTCAGCCGCCGTCCGGCTGCTCGGGATGGAACGGTACATGCCGGTCGCTCGCCTGGCGGAGCTGCTGACGATCGCGGGACTCTCGGCGGCCGGCTTCTACATCATCGTCCACATGGGTCGGCCCGACCGGATGGTCACGAGCGTGCTGGGCCACTACCACATCACGGTCCACAACTCGCCGCTGGTGTGGGACGTGACCGTCATCACCGCCTACCTCGTGTTGACGGCGACCTACCTCTCGCTGACGCTTCGCTACGACGTCAGCCGGCTTCGCGATCAGTTGCCGGATCGGTTCGGTCCGATCTATCGGTTCATGACGATCGGCTACACCGAGAAGGAAGACGAGATCATCGAGCGAATGGTCTGGTGGCTCGCGCTGGCGATCATCATCATGGCCCCGCTCTTGCTCCACGGCGGCGTCATCCCGTGGCTGTTCGCGGTGATCCCGACGATGCCGGGCTGGTTCGGCGCCGTTCAGGGCCCGCAGTTCCTCACTATCGCCCTCACCTCGGCGATCAGCGGCGTTATCCTGCTGTCCTACGCCTTCCGCTGGGCCTACGACTGGGATCACATCATCACCGATGACATCTTCCGCGGCCTGCTGCTGTGGCTCGGCTTCTTCTGTCTGCTCTTCCTCTGGCTGCAGCTCCAGCAGCTCGTCACCGGCCTGTTCACGGCACCCGTGGACGTCACCCACGCGGCCGAGGGGCGGATTCACCAACCGCTGTACGTCCTCGCGATGGGGCTCGTCTTCACGGCGCTCGCGTTCATCTTCGCACAGACGATTCGCCCGGCGCTGTTCACCAAGAAGCGATCCGTCGCCGCCGGCCTCATGGTCCTCACCGGGACGCTGATCGAGAAGATTCTGTTCGTCGTCGAGGGATTCCTGCACCCGACGCTCGACATCTACGGCGCGGTGCCCGGCGAGTACTCCCCGAGTCTCATCGAAATCTCGTCGCTGACCGGCACGGTCGGGATGGTGACGCTGTTTTTCCTCACGGTGGCCAAACTGTTCCCGGTCGTCGAACTCCACGCGATCGAACACCTCCAGGAGAAACAGACGCCCCAGGAGGAACCGGTGACGCAAGACGACTAACGGTTCAGCCGTTATCTCCCAGTTTCGTCTACAGCCGCCTCCGTGAGCGATACCGTCCTAGCGGCGACGGGTCGGAGTCACGCCTCAACGATCGTTTCGCCGTCAGGTTCCGATCGAACGGGAAGGCCGGACACTCGAGGCCCACGCGGCCGTCACTCGGAGTAGCCTTCCTGCAGGAACGCGCCCTCGGTCTCGTAGATCGAGAGGAGCTCCTCGAGGAACTCCTCGTAGGACTCGCCCTCTTCGCAGTGGCTGTCGAGTCGTTCTTTCATGTCGTCGCTGAGTTCGATGGTGTGAGTCATAGCTGGACGGAAGCGGACGCTTCGACCGTACCGTCGTCGGCCGCCGTCAAATAGCTCGGGGGCGCGCTTGCAGCGAGACCGATCGCGTGACGGGCGACCGGTGCGGGCGACGGAGACGCCGTGTCGGGCTGGCACGGGACGGCCCCGGAGTTAACCCGGTCGTCGTGAAAGCACCGGGTATGACAGCAACACTGACTGACGACGAGGTCGGCAAGACGGTCGTCGACGCCGAAGGCAAGGAGCTCGGTATCGTCGCGAAAGTCGAGAACGGGCGCGCCTCCGTCGACCCGAACCCGTCGATCGCAGAGCAGCTCCTCGCCTCGCTGGGCGTCGAGGGCGAGGACGACGAGGACTACGTCGTCACCGAGGACATGCTCGACTCCGTCGGCGAGGAGATCGTGCTGCGCGGGAACCTCTGAGGCGGCGACGGCCGCCCGGAACGCCGTCTGCGGCTACTGCTCGAACGACTGTTCGCGCCACGTCGTCCAGTCGTACAGCCGCTCGAGTTCGCCGCCCTGCTGGCGGATGGCGACGGCGGTGTCGAACAGGAAGGCGGCGACCAGCGTCGTCCCGACGATCCAGATCGCGTCGGTCAGCGCCTCGTATCCCGACAGGAAGCCGGTCACGAGATCGACGGAGACGACGGCGGCGAGACAGAGAATCGCCGGCAGCAGGTGGCGCGTCAGCGCCGCGAGCGTCGTTCCCTCGTGGACGCGGACCGTCTGGACGGCGTAGAGCACGGCCCACGCCGAGGTGACGATCCAGCCGACGGCGATCACCGGGCGCGTCCAGTCGCTCTCGAGGAGGAAGGTCCCCCACCACGCGGCGACGAAGATCCCGATGACGGCGTAGTCGGCCCACGCGGGGACCAGTCGCGATCGCCCCTCGCCGGGCCGTTCGGCGTGGTACATCGCGCGGATCGCCAGCGCGAGAAAGAGGATGAAAAACAGCACCGCGCCCTCGGCGAACAGGGAGAGCGAGTCGGCCTCGAGCGCCACCGTCCCGATGTCGGTGACGGCGTACACGATCGCGGCGCCGATCGCGGCGAAGAGGTACCACTGCGCTTCGCGGACGTCGGCGACGAGGACGTCACGGACGAAGACGTACGTGTAGTACAGCAAAACGAGCGCGGCGACGCCGACCGCGAGGGAGGCGAACAGCTGCCCGATCGCGACCGTCGCTTCCGGATCGCTGGCGTCGAACGCGAGTAGCGGTGCCGAGACGAGCATTATCGGGCGAGTGTTGCTCGGCGACCATGTAAAAGCCCGCCCTCAGTTACCGTAGGTCGGGAACACGACGCGAGGGCGCTCGATCAGCGTCGCGGCGGTCGCCGAACCGGGTTGCACGCGGACGTCGGGGGCGATATGTGGGTACGGAGAAGGAAAAGTGGTCGCTCGAGGCGACCACGGACGGTCGATCGAG containing:
- the nrfD gene encoding NrfD/PsrC family molybdoenzyme membrane anchor subunit; this translates as MSTKTPRKADILRPIQNTSTKYFALAAVAGLAFTLFLLGWFYQLYEGMVVTGLADWGSGGGVTWGVYIGAFIWWVGIAHGGIILSAAVRLLGMERYMPVARLAELLTIAGLSAAGFYIIVHMGRPDRMVTSVLGHYHITVHNSPLVWDVTVITAYLVLTATYLSLTLRYDVSRLRDQLPDRFGPIYRFMTIGYTEKEDEIIERMVWWLALAIIIMAPLLLHGGVIPWLFAVIPTMPGWFGAVQGPQFLTIALTSAISGVILLSYAFRWAYDWDHIITDDIFRGLLLWLGFFCLLFLWLQLQQLVTGLFTAPVDVTHAAEGRIHQPLYVLAMGLVFTALAFIFAQTIRPALFTKKRSVAAGLMVLTGTLIEKILFVVEGFLHPTLDIYGAVPGEYSPSLIEISSLTGTVGMVTLFFLTVAKLFPVVELHAIEHLQEKQTPQEEPVTQDD
- a CDS encoding digeranylgeranylglycerophospholipid reductase — its product is MNNRYDVVIAGAGPAGGQCARDLVARGYDVVVLETESEDEFPRQSNKSTAGTFPSMMASFGIPDDVVMQYTDSVVLESPTDHYVQEQPGAVLEFADFKRFLVEDGRDGGAEYLFDARVTAPIMENGEIVGVRYNGDEEVYGDIVIDATGPSAPLAKKLDVVDLKRENHAIGIEYEFEGIDIDRPGFADLNDAMMLRLDHEIAPGGYSWVFHTGEDTAKVGLCYLQNEHHSRYAKDGHTVDDYLEHWLETDPRFANAERLEGKQHRGSAHLQLPERMHTDRFMAIGDTVPTVDPLWGEGINKCMQSGRVAAVAVDSCLKHGLEPTAENLEVYDTLWHRDVAPNQRKRLLMTQLLYLAPNERYDQFMADLHRLDEETLAAANNGNILALAKLFDIDDAPLLARFAKQHLKLDQFL
- a CDS encoding universal stress protein; protein product: MTILVALDESDPGRAALEYALENHADDDIVVVHVIDPNESGYGEAAHIGADGIRKQRRERATALFETALEAAAERDCEIETALLTGQPAAAVLEYATDRAVDRIVVGSHGRSGISRVLLGSVAERIARRSSVPVTIVR
- a CDS encoding DUF7557 family protein, with the translated sequence MTHTIELSDDMKERLDSHCEEGESYEEFLEELLSIYETEGAFLQEGYSE